In Mycobacterium sp. 050128, one genomic interval encodes:
- a CDS encoding condensation domain-containing protein, translated as MVALGNINEWQPPHGPLTMWTAVPTAHEAARTAPRSGLGPSYQQAQHLWAAFHGKAMDRQLPRLMVVAWDIAGTCDIAVMTTAVNSHVRRHDTYHNWFEFDDGVIVRRPIEDPEAIDLVPVSWGHMTPDQVRTHVLTATRGTLEWGCFNFGIVQHTDYFTFYASVDHLHIDGLSAGVIFFDIHLTYLEMSQGAAHQPATPPQLRSYRDYTTRQREKVADLTLESPEIKDWITFARDADGNWPSFPLPLGDTWASTAGDLVTVELLDAAGTEAFDVACIAAGARFLGGVLACTALAEYILTGNEIHRGFTARDTRTQGIDTMTVGWFASMVPIVVPTAGGSFPEAARAAQKSFDAAKDLAHVPVERVLELATPDELGIKLPSQLPMMLSFLDFRKIPLAGLWAETNFGTYGDSLSHGGINVWINRHAERTTVTMSFPDNEIARESVHQYIATLNRIFARIAGKALEQSSIVAAEVNSDGLYALSPTEDDGEAA; from the coding sequence ATGGTCGCACTGGGGAACATCAACGAATGGCAACCGCCGCATGGTCCGCTGACTATGTGGACCGCCGTACCGACTGCGCATGAGGCGGCCCGCACCGCCCCGCGAAGCGGTCTTGGGCCGAGTTACCAGCAGGCCCAACACCTCTGGGCCGCGTTCCACGGCAAGGCCATGGACAGACAGCTACCCCGGCTGATGGTCGTGGCGTGGGACATCGCGGGTACGTGCGACATTGCGGTCATGACGACGGCGGTCAACTCCCACGTCCGTCGGCACGACACCTACCACAACTGGTTCGAATTCGACGACGGCGTGATCGTGCGCCGCCCCATCGAGGACCCGGAAGCCATCGATTTGGTGCCCGTGTCGTGGGGACATATGACCCCCGACCAGGTGCGCACCCATGTCCTGACGGCGACCCGCGGAACGCTCGAATGGGGTTGCTTCAACTTCGGCATTGTCCAGCACACCGACTACTTCACCTTCTATGCCAGCGTCGACCATCTGCACATCGACGGCCTGTCCGCCGGGGTCATCTTCTTCGACATCCACCTGACCTACCTTGAAATGTCGCAGGGCGCGGCGCACCAGCCCGCGACGCCTCCCCAGCTCAGAAGCTACCGCGACTACACCACGCGGCAGCGCGAGAAGGTTGCGGACCTGACCCTGGAGTCGCCGGAGATCAAGGACTGGATCACGTTCGCACGCGACGCCGATGGTAACTGGCCGAGTTTCCCGCTGCCGCTGGGCGACACCTGGGCCAGCACCGCCGGCGACTTGGTGACCGTCGAATTGCTGGATGCCGCTGGAACGGAGGCGTTCGATGTCGCCTGCATCGCGGCCGGCGCCCGGTTCCTCGGCGGCGTTCTGGCGTGTACCGCGTTGGCCGAATATATCTTGACCGGCAACGAGATTCATCGCGGGTTCACCGCAAGGGACACCCGGACACAGGGCATCGACACGATGACGGTGGGGTGGTTCGCAAGCATGGTTCCGATCGTCGTGCCGACCGCCGGCGGCTCGTTCCCCGAGGCGGCCCGGGCCGCCCAGAAGTCGTTCGATGCTGCCAAAGATCTTGCTCATGTGCCGGTCGAGCGGGTCTTGGAGCTCGCGACACCGGATGAACTGGGCATCAAGCTGCCGTCGCAGCTGCCGATGATGCTGTCCTTCCTCGACTTTCGTAAGATTCCTCTGGCCGGGTTGTGGGCGGAGACCAACTTTGGTACCTACGGCGACAGCCTGTCCCATGGCGGAATCAACGTCTGGATCAACCGGCACGCCGAGCGAACTACGGTCACGATGTCGTTCCCGGACAACGAGATAGCCAGGGAGTCGGTGCATCAGTACATCGCGACCTTGAATCGGATTTTCGCCCGCATCGCGGGCAAGGCCCTTGAGCAGTCGAGCATCGTTGCGGCTGAAGTTAATTCGGATGGCCTGTATGCCCTTTCGCCGACGGAAGACGACGGCGAGGCGGCTTAG
- a CDS encoding DUF1707 SHOCT-like domain-containing protein — protein sequence MSDSAQHDAKDGREEFSRAADTDRIQIAQLLAYAAEQGRLQLKDYEERLTRAYAATTYEELDQLREDLPGAPISPRRGGKQNPAPSTLLLALLSGFERRGRWNVPKKLTTFTLWGSGVVDLRYADFTSTEVDIHVVSIMGAQNILLPPEVNVEIHGRGVMGGFDRDIVGQGTPGAPKVNIHGFSLWGGVGIKRKARRPHG from the coding sequence ATGAGCGATTCAGCGCAGCACGATGCGAAGGACGGGCGCGAGGAATTCTCGCGTGCGGCCGATACCGATCGCATACAAATTGCGCAATTACTCGCCTATGCGGCCGAGCAGGGTCGCCTGCAGCTCAAGGACTACGAAGAGCGTCTGACCAGGGCATATGCGGCGACGACCTACGAAGAATTGGATCAGCTCCGGGAGGATCTACCGGGCGCACCGATAAGCCCACGCCGCGGCGGAAAGCAGAATCCGGCGCCCTCCACCCTGCTGCTCGCCCTGCTGAGTGGATTCGAGCGGCGCGGGCGCTGGAACGTCCCGAAGAAGTTGACCACGTTCACGCTGTGGGGCAGCGGGGTGGTTGATCTGCGCTACGCCGACTTCACGTCGACCGAGGTCGATATCCACGTGGTCTCGATCATGGGTGCGCAGAACATCCTGTTGCCGCCGGAGGTCAATGTCGAGATCCACGGCCGCGGGGTAATGGGCGGCTTCGACCGCGATATCGTCGGCCAAGGGACGCCGGGCGCGCCGAAGGTGAATATCCACGGCTTCTCGCTATGGGGCGGTGTGGGCATTAAGCGCAAAGCCCGCCGACCCCACGGGTAA
- a CDS encoding enoyl-CoA hydratase family protein — translation MDTLVEYAVAGPLARLTLNSPHNRNALSTTLVSQLHQGLRDAAADPAVRVVVLGHTGGTFCAGADLGEAGAGNPFDMAAARAKEMTALLRAIVSSPLPVIAAVDGHVRAGGFGLVGACDIAVAGPRSTFALTEARIGVAPSIISLTLLPKLSPRAAARYYLTGQTFDAAAAAEIGLVTIAADDVEAAVAELVADIGRGSPQGLAASKALTTAAVLEGFDRDAQRLTEESARLFVSDEAREGMLAFLQKRPPSWAPPAATDDADRN, via the coding sequence ATGGACACCCTCGTCGAATACGCCGTCGCGGGACCGTTGGCTCGGCTGACGCTGAACTCACCGCACAACCGCAACGCGCTATCGACCACTCTGGTCAGCCAATTGCACCAGGGCCTGCGCGACGCGGCAGCGGATCCGGCGGTGCGGGTGGTGGTGCTCGGGCACACCGGCGGCACGTTCTGCGCCGGCGCGGACCTCGGCGAGGCGGGTGCCGGCAACCCGTTCGACATGGCCGCGGCGCGCGCCAAGGAGATGACCGCATTACTGCGCGCCATCGTCTCCTCGCCGCTGCCGGTCATCGCCGCGGTCGACGGTCATGTGCGTGCGGGTGGATTCGGTTTGGTCGGTGCCTGCGACATCGCCGTGGCGGGACCGCGCAGTACCTTCGCGCTGACCGAGGCGCGCATCGGTGTGGCCCCGTCGATCATCTCGCTGACGCTGCTGCCGAAGCTGTCCCCGCGGGCGGCCGCGCGTTACTACCTCACCGGCCAGACTTTCGATGCCGCCGCGGCGGCGGAGATCGGACTGGTCACTATCGCAGCCGACGATGTCGAGGCCGCGGTGGCCGAACTCGTCGCCGATATCGGCCGCGGATCACCCCAGGGCCTGGCCGCGTCAAAGGCGCTCACGACGGCCGCGGTGCTCGAAGGATTCGACCGCGACGCGCAGCGGCTCACCGAGGAGTCCGCCCGGCTGTTCGTCTCCGACGAAGCCCGCGAAGGCATGCTCGCATTCCTGCAGAAACGTCCACCCAGTTGGGCCCCGCCAGCCGCCACCGACGACGCCGACCGCAATTAG
- a CDS encoding acyl-CoA dehydrogenase family protein, whose protein sequence is MTDTSFIESEERQALRKSVAAWASNYGSEYYLKKARAHEHTDELWSEAGKLGFLGVNLPEEYGGGGAGMYELSLVMEEMAAAGSALLLMVVSPAINGTIISKFGTEEQKKRWIPSIADGTLTMAFAITEPDAGSNSHKITTTARRDGGDWILKGQKVYISGVDQAQAVLVVARSEEAKTGKLRPALFVVPTDAPGFSYTPIEMELISPERQFQVFLDDVRLPADALVGAEDAAIAQLFAGLNPERIMGAASSVGMGRFALEKASDYVKTRQVWGTPIGAHQGLSHPLAQCHIEVQLAKLMMQKAATLYDAGDDFGAAEAANMAKYAAAEAATRSVDQAVQSMGGNGLTKEYGVAAMLTSARLGRIAPVSREMVLNFVAQTSLGLPRSY, encoded by the coding sequence ATGACGGATACCAGCTTCATCGAAAGCGAGGAGCGCCAGGCGCTGCGCAAGTCGGTGGCCGCCTGGGCGTCCAACTACGGCAGCGAGTACTACCTGAAAAAGGCGCGCGCACACGAGCACACCGATGAATTGTGGTCCGAAGCAGGCAAACTCGGCTTCCTCGGCGTGAACCTGCCAGAGGAGTACGGTGGCGGCGGCGCCGGAATGTACGAGCTGTCATTGGTCATGGAGGAAATGGCCGCCGCGGGCAGCGCACTGCTGCTGATGGTGGTCTCGCCGGCGATCAACGGCACCATCATCAGCAAGTTCGGGACGGAAGAGCAGAAGAAACGCTGGATTCCGTCCATTGCCGACGGCACGCTGACGATGGCGTTCGCGATCACCGAGCCCGACGCCGGGTCGAACTCGCACAAGATCACCACCACCGCGCGCCGCGACGGCGGCGACTGGATTCTCAAGGGCCAGAAGGTCTACATCTCCGGCGTCGATCAGGCGCAGGCCGTGCTGGTGGTGGCACGCTCCGAGGAAGCCAAGACCGGCAAGCTACGTCCGGCGTTGTTCGTGGTGCCTACCGACGCACCCGGCTTCAGCTACACCCCGATCGAGATGGAGCTGATCAGCCCCGAGCGCCAATTTCAGGTCTTCCTGGACGACGTCAGGCTGCCCGCCGATGCACTCGTCGGGGCCGAAGACGCCGCGATCGCACAGCTTTTCGCGGGCCTGAACCCCGAGCGGATCATGGGCGCGGCGAGCTCGGTGGGCATGGGCCGCTTCGCGCTGGAGAAGGCTTCCGACTACGTCAAGACCCGCCAGGTGTGGGGAACCCCGATCGGCGCGCACCAGGGTCTGTCACACCCGTTGGCGCAGTGCCACATTGAGGTCCAGCTCGCCAAACTGATGATGCAGAAGGCCGCGACGCTCTACGACGCCGGTGACGACTTCGGTGCGGCCGAGGCCGCCAACATGGCGAAATACGCTGCGGCCGAGGCTGCTACCCGTTCGGTGGATCAGGCCGTGCAGTCGATGGGCGGCAACGGTCTGACCAAGGAGTACGGCGTCGCCGCGATGCTCACCTCGGCCCGGCTGGGGCGGATCGCGCCGGTCAGCCGCGAGATGGTGTTGAACTTCGTCGCGCAGACCTCCCTGGGCCTGCCCCGAAGCTACTGA
- a CDS encoding acetyl/propionyl/methylcrotonyl-CoA carboxylase subunit alpha, whose translation MGITRVLVANRAEIARRVFATCRRLGLGTVAVYTEPDAEAPHVAEADARVRLAKTNDYLNAEAIIAAARAAGADAIHPGYGFLSENADFAAAVADAGLIWVGPPVDAVRAMGSKIESKKLMSAAGVPVLDELDPDSVTQAQLPVLVKASAGGGGRGMRVVRELSALAGEVAAAQREAQSAFGDPTVFCERYLPTGRHVEVQILADNHGTVWALGERECSIQRRHQKIIEEAPSPLVERIPGMRAKLFDAARLAASAIGYAGAGTVEFLADPDSQDGEFFFLEMNTRLQVEHPVTEETTGLDLVELQLAVADGDRLDVEPPAAHGHSIEARLYAEDPARGWQPQAGLVHTFDVPGTRAQFASLGQRTGIRLDSGIVDGSVVSIHYDPMLAKVISYAPTRRQAALVLADTLARTRLHGLRTNRELLVNVLRHQAFLDGATDTAFFDRHGLAQLSAPLSDEGVVRLSAIAAALADAAHNRACAAVFGSLPSGWRNLTSGYQVKTYTDDEDNEHRIEYRFTRPGLVLAGDEAVHLVSSAPDEVVLADASGVACRFVVARYGHDVYVDSARGPVHLNAVPRFPEPGSSVAKGSLVAPMPGNVIRLGAQVGDSVTTGQPLIWLEAMKMEHTITAPSDGVLSSLNVTTGQQVEVGAVLAIVEAPGDTLPENGQAKGDS comes from the coding sequence ATGGGAATCACTCGGGTACTCGTTGCCAACCGCGCCGAGATCGCCCGCCGGGTCTTCGCCACCTGCCGGCGACTCGGCCTGGGCACCGTAGCGGTCTACACCGAACCGGACGCCGAGGCGCCGCACGTCGCCGAGGCCGACGCCCGGGTGCGGCTGGCGAAGACCAATGACTACTTGAATGCCGAGGCCATCATCGCCGCCGCCCGGGCCGCGGGTGCGGACGCCATACATCCCGGCTACGGGTTCCTTTCGGAGAACGCCGACTTCGCGGCCGCTGTCGCGGACGCGGGCCTGATCTGGGTCGGGCCGCCGGTGGACGCGGTGCGGGCGATGGGCTCCAAGATCGAGTCCAAGAAGCTGATGTCGGCGGCCGGGGTGCCCGTGCTCGACGAACTCGACCCCGATTCGGTCACGCAGGCGCAGTTGCCGGTGCTGGTCAAGGCTTCTGCGGGAGGCGGCGGCCGCGGCATGCGGGTGGTCCGCGAGTTGTCCGCTCTGGCAGGCGAAGTCGCCGCGGCCCAGCGCGAAGCGCAGTCCGCCTTCGGCGATCCGACCGTATTCTGCGAGCGCTACCTGCCGACCGGCCGTCATGTGGAGGTTCAGATCCTCGCCGATAATCACGGCACGGTGTGGGCGCTCGGAGAGCGGGAATGCTCGATTCAGCGACGTCACCAGAAGATCATCGAAGAGGCCCCGTCGCCGTTGGTGGAACGCATTCCGGGCATGCGCGCCAAGCTTTTCGACGCCGCCCGGCTGGCCGCCAGCGCCATCGGCTACGCCGGGGCGGGGACGGTGGAGTTCCTCGCCGACCCAGACTCTCAAGACGGTGAGTTCTTCTTCCTGGAGATGAACACCAGGCTGCAGGTCGAGCACCCGGTCACCGAAGAGACCACCGGGCTCGACCTCGTCGAACTGCAGCTCGCGGTGGCCGACGGCGACCGCCTCGATGTCGAACCCCCTGCCGCCCACGGTCATTCGATCGAAGCGCGGCTGTATGCCGAAGATCCCGCGCGCGGCTGGCAGCCGCAAGCCGGCCTGGTGCACACCTTCGACGTGCCCGGTACCCGGGCGCAATTCGCCTCGCTGGGGCAGCGCACCGGAATCCGGCTGGACTCCGGCATCGTCGACGGATCGGTGGTGTCGATCCACTACGACCCGATGCTGGCGAAGGTCATCTCGTATGCGCCGACCCGCCGGCAAGCAGCGCTGGTGCTGGCCGACACGTTGGCCCGGACACGACTGCACGGGCTGCGCACCAACCGCGAGCTGTTGGTGAACGTCTTGCGGCATCAGGCGTTCCTCGACGGTGCGACCGACACCGCATTTTTCGACAGGCACGGCTTGGCGCAGCTGTCGGCACCGCTGAGCGACGAAGGCGTGGTGCGTTTGTCGGCAATCGCCGCGGCACTGGCCGACGCCGCGCACAATCGCGCATGCGCCGCGGTGTTCGGCTCGCTGCCCAGTGGCTGGCGCAACCTCACCTCGGGCTATCAGGTCAAGACGTACACAGACGACGAGGACAACGAGCACCGGATCGAATACCGGTTCACCAGACCCGGATTGGTGCTTGCCGGAGACGAGGCGGTGCACCTGGTCTCGTCGGCACCCGACGAGGTGGTGCTGGCCGACGCCAGCGGCGTGGCGTGCCGCTTCGTGGTTGCGCGCTACGGCCACGACGTCTACGTCGACTCGGCGCGCGGGCCGGTTCATCTCAACGCGGTACCCCGGTTCCCCGAGCCGGGATCGTCGGTCGCCAAGGGATCGCTGGTGGCACCCATGCCCGGCAACGTCATCCGGCTCGGTGCACAGGTGGGTGACAGCGTCACGACCGGCCAGCCGCTGATCTGGCTGGAAGCGATGAAGATGGAGCACACCATTACCGCGCCGTCCGACGGCGTACTCAGCTCGCTCAACGTCACGACCGGCCAGCAAGTCGAAGTCGGCGCCGTCCTGGCAATAGTTGAAGCGCCCGGCGACACCCTGCCAGAAAATGGCCAAGCAAAAGGAGATTCGTAA
- a CDS encoding acyl-CoA carboxylase subunit beta gives MLQSTLDPKASTYADAAETMIAKLAEIDVEHGKALAGGGEKYTERHHARGKFTARERIELLLDPDSPFLELSPLAAYGSSFTLGASAVVGIGAVEGVECLIVANDPTVKGGTSNPWTLKKILRANQIARENRLPVISLVESGGADLPTQKEIFVPGGQMFRDLTRLSAAGIPTIALVFGNSTAGGAYIPGMSDHVVMIKERSKVFLAGPPLVKMATGEESDDESLGGAEMHARTSGLADYFAVDELDAIRIGRRVVARLNWRKLGPVPRPVTEPLFDAEELIGIVSADLRIPFDPRDVIARIVDGSEFDEFKPMYGSSLVTGWATLCGYPIGILANHRGVLFSEESQKATQFIQLANRYDTPLLFLHNTTGYMVGKDYEEGGMIKHGSMMINAVSNSTVPHISLLIGASYGAGHYGMCGRAYDPRFLFAWPSAKSAVMGGVQLAGVLSIVARAAAEARGQQVDEDADAAMRAAVEGQIEAESLPMVLSGMLYDDGVIDPRDTRTVLGMCLSAIANGPIKGTSNFGVFRM, from the coding sequence GTGCTGCAGTCCACCCTCGACCCCAAGGCGTCCACCTACGCCGACGCGGCCGAAACCATGATCGCCAAGCTCGCCGAGATCGACGTCGAGCACGGCAAGGCGTTGGCCGGTGGCGGAGAAAAGTACACCGAGCGCCACCACGCCCGCGGCAAGTTCACCGCCCGCGAACGCATCGAACTACTGCTGGACCCGGATTCGCCGTTCCTGGAGCTGAGCCCGCTGGCCGCCTACGGCAGTTCCTTCACCCTCGGGGCGAGCGCGGTGGTGGGCATCGGCGCCGTCGAGGGCGTGGAGTGCCTGATCGTCGCCAACGACCCGACCGTCAAGGGCGGCACCAGCAACCCCTGGACGCTGAAGAAGATCCTGCGGGCCAACCAGATTGCGCGGGAGAACCGGCTGCCGGTGATCTCGCTGGTCGAGTCCGGCGGCGCGGACCTGCCCACCCAAAAAGAGATCTTCGTCCCCGGCGGGCAGATGTTCCGCGATCTGACCCGGCTCTCGGCGGCCGGCATTCCGACCATCGCGCTCGTCTTCGGGAACTCCACCGCCGGCGGTGCCTACATCCCCGGCATGTCCGATCACGTCGTGATGATCAAGGAACGCTCGAAGGTGTTCCTGGCCGGTCCTCCGCTGGTGAAGATGGCCACCGGCGAAGAGTCCGACGACGAGTCCCTCGGCGGCGCCGAAATGCACGCCCGCACTTCGGGTCTGGCCGACTACTTCGCCGTCGACGAACTCGACGCGATCCGCATCGGTCGCCGTGTGGTGGCCCGGCTGAACTGGCGCAAGCTCGGGCCGGTGCCGCGGCCCGTGACCGAGCCGCTGTTCGACGCCGAGGAGCTGATCGGCATCGTGTCGGCGGATCTGCGCATCCCGTTCGACCCGCGCGACGTGATTGCGCGCATCGTCGACGGCTCCGAATTCGACGAGTTCAAGCCGATGTACGGCTCGTCGCTGGTGACCGGCTGGGCGACGCTGTGCGGCTACCCGATCGGGATTCTGGCCAACCATCGCGGTGTGCTGTTCAGCGAGGAATCGCAGAAGGCCACCCAATTCATTCAGCTGGCCAACCGCTATGACACACCACTGTTGTTCTTGCACAACACCACCGGATACATGGTCGGCAAGGACTACGAAGAGGGCGGCATGATCAAACACGGGTCGATGATGATCAACGCCGTGTCCAACTCGACCGTCCCGCACATCTCGCTGCTGATCGGCGCGTCCTACGGCGCGGGCCACTACGGCATGTGCGGGCGGGCGTATGACCCCCGCTTCCTGTTCGCCTGGCCCAGCGCCAAATCCGCGGTGATGGGCGGTGTCCAGCTGGCCGGCGTGCTGTCGATCGTGGCCCGCGCGGCCGCCGAAGCCCGCGGCCAGCAGGTCGACGAGGACGCTGACGCCGCGATGCGGGCCGCCGTCGAGGGCCAGATCGAGGCCGAGTCGCTGCCGATGGTCTTGTCCGGGATGCTCTACGACGACGGGGTCATCGATCCCCGCGATACCCGCACGGTCCTGGGAATGTGTCTGTCCGCCATCGCGAATGGCCCGATCAAGGGGACGTCGAACTTCGGCGTCTTCCGGATGTGA
- a CDS encoding acyl-CoA dehydrogenase family protein: MSIWTTPEREQLRKTVRAFTEREILPHVDEWERTGDLPRDLHRRAGAAGLLGAGLPEAVGGGGGDGADAVLICEEFHQAGGPGGVFASLFTCGIAVPHMIASGDQRLIEEFVRPTLAGEKIGSLAITEPGGGSDVGHLRTSAVRDGDHYVVNGAKTYITSGVRADYVVTAVRTGGPGAAGVSLLVVEKGTPGFEVSRKLDKMGWRSSDTAELSYVDARVPVANLVGAENSGFAQIAQAFVSERIGLAAQAYSSAQRCLDITVQWCRDRETFGRPLISRQSVQNTLAEMARRIDVARVYSRNVVERQLAGETNLIPQVCFAKNTAVEAGEWVANQAVQLFGGMGYMAESEVERQYRDMRILGIGGGTTEILTALSAKLLGFQS, encoded by the coding sequence ATGAGCATTTGGACCACCCCGGAGCGCGAACAGCTGCGAAAGACGGTGCGCGCGTTCACCGAACGCGAGATCCTGCCGCACGTCGACGAGTGGGAACGCACCGGCGATCTGCCGCGCGACTTGCACCGGCGCGCCGGGGCGGCCGGACTGCTGGGCGCGGGACTGCCCGAAGCGGTCGGCGGCGGTGGCGGCGACGGCGCCGACGCGGTGCTGATCTGCGAGGAGTTCCACCAGGCCGGCGGCCCGGGCGGCGTCTTCGCCTCGCTGTTCACCTGTGGCATCGCGGTGCCGCACATGATCGCCTCGGGTGATCAGCGGCTGATCGAGGAGTTCGTCCGGCCGACGTTGGCCGGCGAGAAGATCGGATCGCTGGCCATCACCGAACCCGGCGGCGGTTCGGACGTCGGGCATTTGCGCACCAGCGCGGTCCGTGACGGCGACCACTACGTGGTCAACGGCGCCAAGACCTACATCACCTCCGGGGTGCGCGCCGACTATGTCGTCACGGCGGTGCGCACCGGAGGACCTGGCGCAGCGGGGGTTTCGCTGCTGGTTGTCGAGAAGGGCACACCGGGCTTCGAGGTGAGCCGCAAGCTGGACAAGATGGGCTGGCGGTCGTCTGACACCGCCGAGCTGTCCTACGTCGACGCCCGGGTGCCCGTCGCCAACCTGGTCGGCGCCGAGAACAGCGGCTTCGCCCAGATCGCGCAGGCGTTCGTCTCCGAGCGGATCGGCCTTGCCGCACAAGCGTATTCGAGTGCGCAGCGGTGCCTGGACATCACCGTGCAGTGGTGCCGTGACCGCGAGACCTTCGGTCGCCCACTGATTTCGCGCCAGTCGGTGCAGAACACCCTGGCCGAGATGGCCCGGCGCATCGACGTCGCCCGCGTCTATTCGCGCAATGTGGTGGAACGCCAGCTCGCCGGCGAGACGAACCTGATCCCGCAGGTGTGCTTCGCCAAGAACACGGCCGTCGAGGCCGGCGAATGGGTGGCCAACCAAGCCGTTCAGCTGTTCGGCGGGATGGGCTACATGGCCGAATCCGAAGTCGAACGCCAATATCGGGACATGCGAATCCTGGGCATTGGCGGCGGTACCACCGAAATCCTGACCGCACTGTCCGCCAAACTGCTTGGATTCCAATCATGA